A genomic window from Pirellulales bacterium includes:
- a CDS encoding endonuclease/exonuclease/phosphatase family protein, whose amino-acid sequence MTRATIQETPARRGGERSKPLTGEPVRASRWRAWVRSPWTWLLMVAVAAMIAASNVRMSTGPAAGSAFEGTAAPITATQPRFRVGIFNIHGGRGPDNVRDLTRTADCLRDIDLVGMNEVLGPKLWWQTDQCQQLGKLLDTQWLFAPTESRWWDGSFGNGLLCRLPVTAWQRIPLPRAGAHTHRNVVFSTIDVSGHAVHVLLTHLDSRDAERRHEQLRTVGELFLSLAPPAILLGDMNTLPDDPQLQELLGVPGVVDAVAAGMTEPPPRRIDWLLTRGLRTVAAGCEDHGASDHPLYWADVEVVE is encoded by the coding sequence ATGACGCGCGCCACGATCCAAGAAACGCCCGCCCGACGCGGCGGCGAACGATCGAAACCGCTCACCGGTGAGCCTGTCCGCGCGTCGCGCTGGCGCGCCTGGGTCCGATCGCCCTGGACCTGGCTTTTGATGGTCGCCGTCGCGGCCATGATCGCCGCCAGCAACGTGCGGATGTCCACAGGCCCCGCGGCCGGTAGCGCGTTCGAAGGGACGGCCGCTCCGATCACGGCGACGCAGCCGCGCTTCCGCGTCGGCATCTTTAACATTCATGGCGGCCGCGGACCCGACAATGTGCGTGACCTAACTCGAACTGCCGACTGCCTGCGCGACATCGATCTCGTGGGCATGAACGAAGTTCTCGGCCCAAAACTGTGGTGGCAGACCGACCAGTGCCAGCAGTTGGGCAAGTTGCTCGACACGCAATGGTTGTTCGCACCCACCGAATCGCGCTGGTGGGACGGCTCATTCGGCAATGGCCTCTTGTGCCGGCTGCCGGTAACCGCCTGGCAGCGGATTCCCTTGCCGCGGGCCGGCGCCCATACGCACCGCAACGTGGTGTTTTCGACGATCGACGTAAGTGGTCACGCGGTCCATGTGCTGCTCACGCACCTGGATAGCCGCGATGCGGAACGGCGCCACGAACAACTGCGCACCGTCGGTGAACTGTTTCTGTCGCTGGCGCCGCCTGCGATCCTCTTGGGCGACATGAACACCCTGCCCGACGATCCGCAATTGCAGGAGCTATTGGGCGTTCCCGGCGTCGTCGATGCGGTTGCCGCCGGCATGACCGAGCCGCCGCCGCGGCGGATCGATTGGCTCCTCACGCGCGGCCTGCGCACGGTCGCGGCGGGCTGCGAGGACCACGGCGCGAGCGACCACCCGCTCTATTGGGCCGACGTCGAAGTCGTCGAATAA